The genomic region AGCCAAGGACGGCGGCGATCTGGGGACCTTCAAGAGAACCGACATGCTGCCGGAGATCGGGGACACCGTGGCCGCGCTGAAGCCTGGCGAGGTGAGCGCCGTGGTGCAGAGCCCAGCGGGGCTGCACATCATCAAGCTGGAGCAGAAAAAGCAGGAAGCCGGACGTCCCTTCGAGGAGGTCAAGGACGCCATCGAGGACGTCCTGTACAAGAAGAAATCGGACGAGCGCTTCGCCCAGTGGGTGAAGGAGCTGCGTGCCGGCGCCGCCATCGAGCTGCGCTGAAGTTTCTGTTAGCGCCAGATCAAACAGAAAAAGCCCCCACCGGGTTCCGGTAGGGGCTTTTTTATCGCTGCTGCAGTTACAACCCCTCTGCCGCCAGCTGCTCCACCAGCTCCCGCTGGCGGTGGCTCAGCTTTTCCGGGACATGGACGGCGATCCTGACATACATGTCGCCGCGTGCCTGTTCCCCGACCAGCGGGAACCCGAGTCCCTTGAGCCTCACCTTGGTGCCGGACTGTATCCCTGCGGGTATCTTGATCCGCTTGGTTCCGGACATGGTGGGGACTTCGATCTGCCCGCCTAGCACCGCCTGCGAGAACCTCACCTCGTGGTTCAGCACGAGGTCGGCCCCCTCGCGGGTAAAGAGCGGGTCCTGCCCGACGTTGACGGTGAGGTAGAGGTCCCCGGGGCTTCCCCCCATGCGCCCAGCCGCGCCGCGCCCGGCGACCCGGAGCTTGGCGCCGCTCTCGATTCCTGCCGGGATCTTCACCGACAGCTCCTCGCGCACGCCGTCGCGCATGAAGGCGACCCTTTTCTCCGCGCCGTCGTAGGCATCGCGGAAGGTGACCTGGACCTCCATGGAGAAGTCCTCGCCCTTCGCAGCCATCCGGCCGTGACCTCCGCCGCGCTGGCGCCTTAGTGCGTCGCCGAAGATCCGGGAAAAGATGTCGTCGGTGCCGAACCCCTGGTCGCGGAACATGTCGTCGACGTTGAAACCCCTGAAGATGTCCTCCTGCGAGAACTTCTGGTGGAAGTTCGTAGAGCCGAACTGGTCGAACTGCTCCTTCTTCTTCGGGTCAGAAAGGACCGCGTACGCCTCGTTTATCTCCTTGAAGCGCTCCTCCGCCTGCTTGTCCCCCGGGTTCTTGTCCGGGTGGTATTTCACGGCGAGCTTGCGGTAGGCCCGCTTTATTTCGTCGATGGAGGCCCCTTTCTTAACACCGAGAACCTCGTAGTAATCCGTTTGTGCCATGGTCGATGTCCTCTCCAGCTGCTATGGGATAAGCTGCCCAGAATGTAATAGCTGGAACCGGCGTTGTCAACATGTTGTAAACCTTGACAAGCTGCAGCAGCCGGGCTTATATAAGCGCGTGATTAACGACTCTTTAACACGAGGAGCTGCCAGATGAAGCAATTCGACGCCATCGTCATAGGTGCAGGGATCAGCGGACTCAGCTTTGCCAACTATGCCGCTGCTGCGGGACTGAACACGCTGGTCCTCGAGAAGAGCGGCCGGGTGGGGGGATGCTTCCATTCGCACCGGTTCGACGGTGAGGCGGCTGGATTCTGGCTCGAACTGGGCGCGCACACCTGTTACAACTCTTACCAGGGGCTGATCGGCCTGATGGAGCAGCACGGCATGATGGGGAGCATCCTGTCCCGGGAGAAGGTCTCCTTCAAGATGCTGGTCGACAACGAGATAAAGAGCATAACCTCGCAGCTCTCCTTCCCCGAGCTGTTCGGGTCGGCATGGCGCATCTTCACCCTGAAAAAGGAAGGTGAGAGCGTCGCCTCCTATTACGGGCGCATCGTGGGGCGCAAGAACTACGACAGGGTCTTTGCGCCGGCTTTCAACGCGGTCATCTCGCAACGCGCCAACGACTTCCCTGCCGACATGCTGTTCAACAAGCGCCCCAGGAGAAAAGACGTCATCAAGAGCTTCACCCTGCAAGGAGGGCTCAACACCGTGATCGACAGGCTCTCCACCACTGCCGGCATCACCGTCCTGACCGGCGCCGACGTGGTGCGTGTCGCCAGGGGGGGGAAGGGCTATACGGTGGAACTCGCTGGCGGCGAAGGGTTCGAGGCGCCGCGGCTGGTGCTCGCTACCCCACCCCCCGCAGCCGCGAAGCTTGCCGGCGAAATCTCACCGGAGCTCTCCCGCCTCTTCTCGCAGGTCAAGGTTGAGAACATAGAGACGGTAGGGGTCGCGGTCAAAAAGGAGAAGCTTTCGCTTCCCCCCTTGGCCGGCATCATCCCGATTGGCGAGAACTTCTATTCTGCAGTATCCCGGGACACGGTGCCGCACGAAAGCTACCGCGGCTTCAGTTTCCACTTCAAGTCCGGCGGTTTCCCGCTGGAGGCGAAGCTCAAACGGGTGGCGGCCGTTTTGCGCGTGAACACGGCTGATCTGGAGCAGGTAGTGCAGCGGGAAAGCCAGCTTCCCTCGCCGGTAGTCGGGCACAAGGCGCTGACCGATCAGATCGACAGTATCATTTCAGGGGAGCAGCTTTTCGTCACCGGCAACTACTTCGCCGGCATGGCGATCGAAGACTGCATCGTGCGGTCGAGAAAAGAATACGAGAGGTTCTCCGCGGCGCTTTAAGCTTCAGGTGGAACTATCGGACAGACAGCTAAGACAAGGCCTCCCCCACCTCAGGTGCTGCGGAGGCCTTTTTGCGTCCTGGGGGCGTGACATTCTGTGTGGTAAAATCTGGAACTTCGCGAGCATGCGGTGAAGGTTCAGGCGCAGGGAGGGAGGCCACATGGAGAAAGAGGGGCTGATACCTGCCCATGGCGGGTATCGCAACCTGAAGAGCTTCCAGGTAGCACAACTGGCCTACGACGTGACAGTCCGGTTTTGCGACCGGTACATAGACAAGAGGAGCCGGACCCACGACCAGATGGTCCAGGCGGCGCGCAGCGGCGTGCAGAACATCGCCGAAGGGAGTCAGGCCTCGGGTACATCGAAGAAGACCGAGCTGAAGCTGACAAACGTGGCCCGCGCGAGCCTGGAAGAGCTGCGCCTGGACTACCAGGATTTTCTGCGCCAGCGGGGGCTTCCGCTTTGGGACCGCTCCGACCCGCGCCGTGTTGCGCTGATAGCCAGGAGGTGTCGAACCGCCGACGACGTGGCACGGTGGGTGGTAGAGATCGGCAGGGGAGGGGGTGGACGCGGTGGACTGGATGGACGCAGTGGACATGGACCGAATGGACAACATGGACCTGATGGACGCCATACCGCCACTGGGTCCACTGGGTCCACTGGGTCCACTGGGTCCACTGGGGCTGCTGGGTCCACTGGGGCTGCTGGGTCCACTGGGGCTGCTGGGGCTGCTCGCCCCGGCTACGCCGAGATTGCGGCCAATGCTGCGCTCACGCTCATCGCGGTGGCTTGCTCGCTGCTGGAAAGGCAGCTGGCTGCCCAGGCTGCGGCTTTCGAGAAAGAGGGTGGCTTCACCGAAAGGCTCTACCGCACACGCACTCTCTCCAGGAACAAACCATGACCCCGCCTCACGTTACTAAATACCACGCACCACACCCCAACAGGGCGTAAAGCGCGACCCCCGAGGGCCTGGAAAAAGCCACCTTGAAATCCTGCCCGGAGGGGACGGAGCTGTAGCAAAAAACGTAGATGACGACATACATGAGCAGGGTGTGCGCCAGGTCGGACGGGAACCAACTCGCCCACTGCAGGTAAAGATAGTAGGCGACCAGGTTCAAGAGCAGGGGGGCCAAGGCCGAGGGGAGAGCGGAAACCGGACCCGGCCGGCTGATGGTGACGGAGCCCAACACCCACCTCTCCCTCCCCTCGCGCCGCGGAAAGATGCTGAACCCCACGGGCCTGCCGCCGCTCACCGCGGCGACAATCAGGTGGGACAGCTCGTGCAATATTGTCCCCGGCAAGGCCCAGCAGATCTGCCAAAACGCCCCGGCCCGCCCGACCCTCCCTTGAAGCACCGCCAGCATTATCACCAGCAGCACCCCGGCAAAATGATGCCAACGCTCCGGATCCATCTCCCCCTCCTCCGATCGCGCGCAGCATAACCTGATTCAGCCGCGGTTACAACGGGACAAATGCAAATCGTGCGTTGCTCCCCCTCTTGCTCTCTGCTATGGTTTACCCGTTCATGAAAGGCGAGCCGCGCAGCCGCTCATGCTGCGTCTATCGCTGCTCCAAATCAGCAGCAGACAGGAGGAATCATGTTTTTGGAAGGACAACCCGCACCGAGTTTCTCCCTGCAGGGAAGCGATGGAAAAACCCATACGCTCAAGGATTACGCCGGGAGGATCCTGGTGCTCTTCTTTTACCCCAGGGACAACACCCCCGGCTGCACCGCCGAGGCGGTCGGCTTCGCCAAGCTGCAGCCGCTGTTCGAGCAACTGGGGGCGGTCCTCGTGGGGGTGAGCAAGGACTCCCTAAAATCGCACGAAAAATTCAGCGCCGATTTCAAACTCCCCTTCACCTTGCTTTCCGACCCCGACGCCTCCGTGATGAAGGCCTATGGCGCCTACGGAGAGAAGGTGCAGTACGGTAAAACCACCGTCGGCAGCATCCGTTCCACGGTCGTGATCTCACCTGACGGGATGGTGATAAAGCACTGGCCCAAGGTCCCCAAGGCATCGGAACACCCGGATAAGGTGCTGGATTTCTTCAAGATGCTGGCGAAGGGAAGGTAGCGGCCAGATTTCCCATTTCTGTTCCCCTTTAACTTGCACCCTTGCCATCTCAACTAGATGCTGGGCCTTCCCTCAAGAATCCCGGGGCGGTGCCGATACGCTGGAGAGTGTCGCAAACGGTGCCG from Citrifermentans bremense harbors:
- a CDS encoding DnaJ C-terminal domain-containing protein; this translates as MAQTDYYEVLGVKKGASIDEIKRAYRKLAVKYHPDKNPGDKQAEERFKEINEAYAVLSDPKKKEQFDQFGSTNFHQKFSQEDIFRGFNVDDMFRDQGFGTDDIFSRIFGDALRRQRGGGHGRMAAKGEDFSMEVQVTFRDAYDGAEKRVAFMRDGVREELSVKIPAGIESGAKLRVAGRGAAGRMGGSPGDLYLTVNVGQDPLFTREGADLVLNHEVRFSQAVLGGQIEVPTMSGTKRIKIPAGIQSGTKVRLKGLGFPLVGEQARGDMYVRIAVHVPEKLSHRQRELVEQLAAEGL
- a CDS encoding protoporphyrinogen/coproporphyrinogen oxidase encodes the protein MKQFDAIVIGAGISGLSFANYAAAAGLNTLVLEKSGRVGGCFHSHRFDGEAAGFWLELGAHTCYNSYQGLIGLMEQHGMMGSILSREKVSFKMLVDNEIKSITSQLSFPELFGSAWRIFTLKKEGESVASYYGRIVGRKNYDRVFAPAFNAVISQRANDFPADMLFNKRPRRKDVIKSFTLQGGLNTVIDRLSTTAGITVLTGADVVRVARGGKGYTVELAGGEGFEAPRLVLATPPPAAAKLAGEISPELSRLFSQVKVENIETVGVAVKKEKLSLPPLAGIIPIGENFYSAVSRDTVPHESYRGFSFHFKSGGFPLEAKLKRVAAVLRVNTADLEQVVQRESQLPSPVVGHKALTDQIDSIISGEQLFVTGNYFAGMAIEDCIVRSRKEYERFSAAL
- a CDS encoding four helix bundle suffix domain-containing protein, with protein sequence MEKEGLIPAHGGYRNLKSFQVAQLAYDVTVRFCDRYIDKRSRTHDQMVQAARSGVQNIAEGSQASGTSKKTELKLTNVARASLEELRLDYQDFLRQRGLPLWDRSDPRRVALIARRCRTADDVARWVVEIGRGGGGRGGLDGRSGHGPNGQHGPDGRHTATGSTGSTGSTGSTGAAGSTGAAGSTGAAGAARPGYAEIAANAALTLIAVACSLLERQLAAQAAAFEKEGGFTERLYRTRTLSRNKP
- a CDS encoding peroxiredoxin translates to MFLEGQPAPSFSLQGSDGKTHTLKDYAGRILVLFFYPRDNTPGCTAEAVGFAKLQPLFEQLGAVLVGVSKDSLKSHEKFSADFKLPFTLLSDPDASVMKAYGAYGEKVQYGKTTVGSIRSTVVISPDGMVIKHWPKVPKASEHPDKVLDFFKMLAKGR